A single genomic interval of Antarcticibacterium arcticum harbors:
- a CDS encoding site-specific integrase — MGTTNTFSVLFWVKNEKGETGRGIIYARITVNQKRVLVSLKRKILLKLWDSGRKRAKGHSVDARQLNQYLDSVQSRFFHCYQELTSKGKKVTAKLIKAVYLGDGENSKTLQELIQYHSRKIESTLASGTIRNFGITEGYINKFLAKEKNTTDVYLRELDYKFLCDFQNFLLEYYPKKHPREMSHNTVMKHIQRLRKIIRLAYHLEWIDKDPFMRWKTTFEKKEREFLSPNELSNLETYEFPIERLDRVRDLFVFSCYTGISYVDIMGLSLDNISLGIDGNNWIMTKRQKTKTSIKIPLLDPALHLIKKYSDHPMTIITGTLLPVITNEKLNVYLKEVALLCGLKKNLTFHMARHTFATTVTLSNGVPIETVSKLLGHTKIATTQIYARVLEKKVSEDMNDLREILKKNKGIT; from the coding sequence ATGGGAACTACAAACACATTTTCTGTGCTTTTTTGGGTGAAGAACGAAAAAGGAGAAACAGGAAGGGGAATTATTTATGCAAGAATAACAGTAAATCAAAAAAGGGTTCTTGTTAGCCTGAAGCGAAAAATTTTATTGAAATTATGGGATTCAGGCAGAAAAAGGGCCAAAGGTCATTCTGTTGATGCCAGGCAACTAAATCAATATCTGGACTCGGTACAATCCAGGTTTTTTCATTGTTACCAAGAATTAACGTCAAAAGGGAAAAAGGTTACCGCGAAATTGATTAAAGCTGTATATCTTGGAGATGGTGAGAATTCTAAAACGCTTCAGGAACTCATTCAATACCATTCCAGAAAAATTGAAAGTACCCTGGCCTCCGGGACTATTAGAAATTTTGGAATAACTGAAGGCTACATCAATAAGTTTTTAGCCAAGGAAAAAAATACTACAGATGTTTACCTAAGGGAGCTGGATTATAAATTCTTATGTGATTTCCAAAATTTTCTTCTGGAATATTACCCAAAGAAACATCCCCGGGAGATGAGCCATAACACAGTAATGAAGCATATCCAAAGATTAAGGAAGATAATTAGACTGGCATATCACCTTGAATGGATAGATAAGGATCCTTTTATGCGCTGGAAAACTACTTTTGAGAAAAAAGAAAGAGAGTTTTTATCTCCCAATGAACTTTCAAATCTAGAAACATATGAATTTCCAATTGAAAGGTTAGACCGTGTGAGGGATTTGTTTGTCTTTAGTTGTTACACCGGGATAAGTTATGTGGATATTATGGGTTTATCATTAGATAATATTTCTCTGGGTATAGACGGGAATAATTGGATTATGACAAAGCGCCAAAAAACCAAAACTTCTATAAAAATTCCTTTGCTTGATCCTGCTCTTCATTTAATTAAAAAATATAGTGATCATCCCATGACAATCATAACGGGCACACTCTTACCCGTGATCACCAATGAAAAATTAAATGTATATCTCAAGGAAGTTGCTCTTCTCTGCGGACTTAAAAAGAACCTTACCTTCCATATGGCCCGACATACATTTGCTACCACAGTTACCTTAAGCAATGGAGTTCCTATAGAAACCGTTTCTAAACTTTTGGGACATACCAAAATTGCAACCACGCAAATTTATGCAAGGGTATTAGAAAAAAAAGTTAGTGAAGATATGAATGATCTGAGGGAAATCTTGAAAAAGAATAAAGGTATAACTTAG
- a CDS encoding T9SS type A sorting domain-containing protein: protein MKTRLPFLFSLFIFSFSFAQEKLVFSYDAAGNQILRDRLCVGCVKTQESIVEKLEKEEDEGGSNLNDKNKFKFAAYPNPVTDILQAYWENTEHEYITHMSMFTIENKLLFSNQISPKQANQDINFAGYPPGLYILTYTYNTNRRESYKVLKN from the coding sequence ATGAAAACAAGACTACCTTTCCTTTTTTCGCTTTTTATTTTTTCTTTTTCTTTCGCTCAGGAAAAGTTAGTTTTTTCCTATGATGCAGCTGGCAATCAAATATTAAGGGATAGACTTTGTGTGGGTTGTGTGAAAACTCAGGAAAGTATTGTGGAGAAATTAGAGAAAGAAGAGGATGAGGGCGGATCTAACTTAAATGATAAAAATAAGTTCAAATTTGCTGCTTATCCTAATCCTGTTACTGATATTCTACAGGCCTACTGGGAAAATACGGAACATGAATATATAACTCATATGTCCATGTTTACGATAGAAAATAAGCTTTTATTTTCAAATCAGATATCCCCAAAACAAGCAAATCAAGATATAAATTTTGCGGGTTATCCTCCCGGGTTATATATCCTCACCTACACCTATAACACCAATAGACGGGAATCCTATAAAGTTCTTAAAAATTAA
- a CDS encoding GatB/YqeY domain-containing protein — protein sequence MSLQDRIMTEMKEAMRAKDAVKLEALRAIKSGILLAQTETGTKEPISEDEELKLLQRLVKQRKDSAAIYKEQNREDLAQPELDQAAVIEQFLPAQLSEAEIEAKVEEIISKTGAAGMKDMGKVMGLASQELAGKADGKTISMIVKKKLS from the coding sequence ATGAGTTTACAAGACCGTATAATGACCGAAATGAAAGAGGCAATGCGAGCAAAAGATGCCGTAAAGCTGGAAGCATTGCGTGCCATAAAAAGCGGCATATTATTAGCTCAAACCGAAACCGGTACTAAGGAGCCAATAAGTGAGGATGAAGAATTGAAATTGCTGCAAAGGCTTGTGAAACAACGCAAGGACAGTGCAGCTATATATAAGGAACAAAACAGGGAAGACCTTGCGCAACCCGAACTGGATCAGGCAGCGGTGATAGAGCAATTTTTACCTGCTCAGCTAAGTGAGGCAGAGATCGAGGCAAAGGTGGAGGAGATCATTTCTAAAACCGGTGCGGCAGGAATGAAGGATATGGGAAAGGTAATGGGACTCGCTTCACAGGAATTAGCCGGAAAGGCCGATGGCAAGACGATTTCCATGATCGTAAAGAAGAAGTTAAGTTAG
- a CDS encoding FG-GAP-like repeat-containing protein, producing the protein MKIKILCSIFFFNLLFVFGQQGVNPLDEFTYRTIKVTNVTKDSIPLTGATGTFSTSQESGTMSISGGANPDIGETMGELSVSLTGGATYNIPIAVPPGINGIEPTISISYNSQGGNGLAGYGWNIAGVSVITRIPSTKFHDGNIDAVDFNNLDRFSFDGQRLVLKSGTYGASGAQYETENYSNVKIISYGTSPYGTAYGPSYFIVYYPDGSTARYGSTTDSRSRTDYAISYWENPQGVRISYQYVLQDNSLRINKILYGSRSTAAAINEIQFVYATRQRPEQAYVGSYTFMRKTILKEIRVLGNGVGFRNYFLNHTNATKLGYDRLTSIQEKSGDNSLAHSPVNFNYNTSSTSVNYTGITTDVGIGNIEQRNAEVVSLDLSGNGKMDFIVYPKSASQKNKFWILKDLQSGGFNYPVEVNSGAFEALVPISWLTHNNKILSGQGIGVIQNAPNNEVKFKVYSNGTTNPIYYQYEKVWNAPTYTDKSSCYDEDIQYRIPQTYISGDFNGDGLSDVLAIGKPYSYSSCYETLPNPGEPCGFLEPYSLNTANKPQKDKPVKDPPGQASKDTLTGPILESSQVESTNSSCCQCDFYSNNSSRVHLINLDRRLTTGFASSIGNLSLALQSSHKLLTADVNGDGKTDILQFTPGKVYAYTISNSGYLQLLWSTTDTRIKTEMHPMLGDYNGDGKTDFIVPTANDSYTFAVFLSTGTAFVKTEVTYPFQYKETLWNSTSATLYGYNLIAVDINGDGRTDILDYRTTTYNSSSNGSQNIKVYNNTSSSAVAVTPAFSYGGTVTKSGDLKHFPIPVFLTSDKPNLNLDFASISNNWISSFNFTMDHREDVLLRSISNNGVNHTIKYNNLNPEEYGLDYTSVYRAGYLETYPYVDISLAPGFKVVSSLQRSYSNTPTLKQTFSYYGAVSNIDGLGFLGFQGVARSNWHTGTGDRMYNVSKHDLKLRGAVTSDYLATYIDFNNIPSGWITKNTYTYDPPVLATNKTFTLNLNSKSSSSSLEGTTTTTNYLYDTYNNPKQVKTFYSGNGSETVDITYDDNPGANYYIGRPSKKIETMVVGSNTFSTEEQYTYTGSLITQKKFKGNGTQYDTENYVYDVFGNILKKTTSPYNTAAREANFEYDTSGRFLTKATDALGMATIYTYNSTSGMLATEKNPYNQTTSYFYDSWNRLVKATDYLGKNVLTTFSEASYFYTVTVYADDGTSKISVFDPLKRMTLIKEKDVLGQWVQKSYEYDKFDRPYKESEPYIGSAPSQWNLTEYDFYGRPSKHTSFTGKVTTFTYSNLSVTVNDGTKAVTTLKDAMGNVINVTDPGGTINYTYYGNGAMKTANYDGIVVSVDQDGWGRKTKLTDPSAGVYNYEYNGFGELIKETTPTGNTVYTYTSLGELQQKKVTGDNNTNMTFNYSYDATSKLLTSLKLINADGNNSDYIYSYDSHKRPLSILESNLYANFTKRYTYDDFGRISTEESQANAYGKSSIKKTKNTYQNGGLVSISDFGTNEVLWTLNEINARGQVTLSTVGNNLKKTNTYNTYGYLTEAKTEKASGTTLTQLMQLTFNFNAQRGTLTSRTNSLFSWSENFTYDGLDRLTNFDDNNSQRSHSYDSRGRITTNSAIGDYVYTSTSYRQTELNLNPAGETYFNNYQKQQISYNAFKSPVEITEEGKDKVSFEYNAFLGRANMFYGGLETDKTLRKSRKHYSHDGSMEVAYDKTTGKVTFVTYLMGDAYSSPVIWHSEHIGSTTANNFFYLHRDYLGSILGITDKEGVFKEKRHFDAWGNIVKLTDGNNVALTKFAILDMGYTGHEHLLGVGIIHMNGRLYDPVLHRFLSPDNFVTDPYNTQNYNRYAYVLNNPFMYTDPSGEEPFFIVLATILSVGIIIANAIWGDHDATPYQNTSNNYIPSPTSSGNSSNIASGSPRGTVIASEFDMPHFVKIPSWFPEVNLSRIASSLVPNERRLNTFGYNSNHQDPLKKYKDRAISLEKWQDIYRDKSWQEIATEGGWKQGQPLGPTHRYVINPIDGNVMDMRHVVIVGYGYGENVGSIIEHVQNIHPSTRASAYDPQDYYSNKVGANFFQLRHTGNWSSNSWAYDFKRFIYTHYKTLFNNYKS; encoded by the coding sequence ATGAAAATAAAAATACTTTGTTCAATATTCTTTTTTAATTTATTATTTGTTTTTGGCCAACAAGGGGTAAACCCATTAGATGAATTTACATACAGGACGATAAAAGTTACCAATGTAACCAAAGATTCTATCCCTCTTACAGGTGCAACAGGCACATTTTCTACCTCGCAAGAAAGCGGCACTATGAGCATTTCGGGGGGTGCCAATCCGGATATTGGAGAAACTATGGGAGAACTTAGTGTTTCCCTTACAGGGGGAGCCACCTATAACATCCCAATTGCAGTTCCTCCGGGAATAAATGGGATTGAGCCCACAATTTCTATATCCTATAACAGCCAGGGTGGTAATGGTTTGGCAGGCTACGGATGGAATATTGCCGGGGTTTCGGTAATAACCCGTATTCCTTCGACAAAATTTCACGATGGAAATATTGACGCTGTAGATTTTAATAATCTAGACAGGTTTTCTTTTGATGGGCAACGGTTAGTTTTAAAAAGCGGAACCTATGGTGCTTCCGGTGCTCAGTATGAAACAGAGAATTATTCCAATGTCAAAATTATTTCTTATGGAACTTCACCTTACGGTACAGCATACGGGCCATCTTATTTTATTGTGTATTATCCCGATGGATCTACAGCTCGTTATGGCTCTACTACAGACTCCCGATCCAGAACAGATTATGCAATAAGTTATTGGGAAAATCCACAGGGTGTAAGAATTTCTTATCAATATGTGCTCCAGGACAATAGTTTAAGGATCAATAAAATATTATATGGATCCCGCTCCACCGCCGCCGCCATAAACGAAATTCAATTTGTGTACGCTACAAGACAAAGGCCGGAACAGGCTTATGTAGGGAGCTACACTTTTATGCGAAAAACGATTTTAAAGGAAATTAGGGTTTTGGGAAATGGGGTTGGCTTCAGAAATTATTTTTTAAATCATACAAACGCAACAAAACTGGGGTATGACAGGTTAACAAGTATACAGGAAAAAAGTGGAGATAATAGCCTGGCCCATAGCCCAGTAAATTTTAATTATAATACCTCCTCTACATCTGTAAATTATACAGGGATTACTACCGATGTGGGTATAGGTAACATTGAACAAAGGAATGCTGAAGTTGTTTCTCTTGACCTCTCCGGGAACGGAAAAATGGACTTTATAGTTTATCCAAAATCTGCTTCTCAAAAAAATAAATTTTGGATATTAAAAGATCTTCAATCCGGTGGTTTCAATTATCCTGTTGAAGTTAATTCCGGAGCTTTTGAGGCCTTAGTTCCTATATCCTGGCTTACGCATAATAATAAGATTTTATCTGGGCAGGGGATAGGAGTGATACAGAATGCACCGAATAATGAAGTCAAATTCAAAGTATATTCCAACGGAACAACCAATCCTATTTATTATCAATATGAAAAGGTTTGGAACGCCCCCACCTATACAGACAAATCTTCTTGTTATGATGAGGATATTCAATATCGCATTCCCCAAACTTACATTTCTGGTGATTTTAACGGGGACGGACTTTCAGATGTATTAGCCATTGGTAAACCTTATTCTTATAGCAGCTGTTACGAGACCTTACCCAATCCCGGGGAACCATGTGGATTTTTAGAGCCTTATTCCCTTAATACTGCTAATAAACCACAAAAAGACAAACCGGTTAAAGATCCTCCTGGACAAGCTTCCAAAGATACCCTAACGGGGCCAATACTGGAGTCCTCCCAAGTAGAATCAACAAATTCCAGTTGTTGTCAATGTGACTTCTATTCAAACAATTCTTCGCGGGTCCATTTAATTAACCTAGACAGGCGTTTAACAACCGGATTTGCAAGTTCCATAGGTAATTTGTCTTTGGCCTTACAATCTTCACATAAATTACTTACGGCAGATGTAAATGGTGATGGAAAAACAGATATCCTCCAGTTTACTCCCGGAAAAGTGTATGCATATACAATAAGTAACTCTGGCTATTTGCAATTATTATGGAGTACTACAGATACGCGCATTAAAACAGAAATGCATCCAATGTTAGGGGATTATAACGGCGATGGGAAAACCGACTTTATAGTACCTACCGCGAACGACAGCTATACATTTGCCGTATTTTTATCTACCGGAACTGCATTTGTAAAAACCGAAGTCACGTATCCTTTTCAGTATAAAGAAACACTTTGGAATAGCACAAGTGCAACTTTGTATGGATATAATCTTATCGCTGTTGATATAAATGGCGATGGAAGAACAGATATTCTAGATTACCGAACTACTACCTATAATAGCAGTAGTAATGGTTCTCAAAATATCAAGGTATACAATAATACATCTTCTAGTGCGGTCGCTGTTACTCCTGCATTTTCTTACGGCGGGACTGTAACAAAATCAGGAGATTTAAAACATTTTCCTATCCCTGTTTTTTTAACTTCTGACAAACCCAATTTAAATCTTGACTTTGCTTCTATAAGTAACAATTGGATCTCCTCATTTAATTTTACAATGGATCACCGGGAAGATGTCCTTTTGCGTTCAATATCAAATAACGGAGTTAATCATACAATAAAATATAATAACCTAAATCCAGAGGAATACGGTTTAGACTACACTTCTGTATATCGCGCTGGTTATTTGGAGACCTATCCTTATGTAGATATATCGTTAGCGCCAGGTTTTAAAGTGGTTAGCAGTTTACAACGTTCTTATTCAAATACGCCAACTCTGAAACAAACATTCTCTTATTACGGAGCGGTCTCTAATATTGATGGTCTAGGCTTTTTAGGTTTTCAGGGAGTGGCCAGGAGCAACTGGCATACCGGCACAGGTGACAGGATGTACAATGTTTCCAAACACGATCTTAAATTAAGGGGAGCAGTTACAAGTGATTATCTGGCAACATATATTGATTTTAATAATATACCTTCAGGTTGGATCACAAAAAACACTTATACCTATGACCCGCCCGTTCTTGCCACAAACAAAACCTTCACGTTAAATCTCAATTCTAAGTCCAGTAGTAGTAGTCTTGAGGGTACAACCACAACTACCAATTATTTATATGATACATATAATAATCCTAAGCAAGTTAAAACCTTTTATTCCGGCAATGGCAGTGAAACAGTGGATATAACGTATGACGATAATCCAGGGGCAAACTATTATATTGGTCGTCCATCTAAAAAAATCGAAACAATGGTGGTGGGGTCCAACACTTTTAGTACAGAAGAACAATATACCTATACAGGGAGTTTAATTACTCAAAAGAAATTTAAAGGAAATGGTACTCAGTACGACACTGAAAATTATGTGTATGACGTATTTGGAAACATACTTAAAAAAACCACCAGTCCTTATAATACGGCTGCCAGAGAAGCAAATTTTGAATATGATACCTCCGGGAGGTTTTTAACAAAGGCTACAGATGCACTGGGAATGGCAACCATTTATACGTACAATTCCACTTCGGGAATGCTCGCTACAGAAAAAAACCCCTACAACCAGACCACCTCTTATTTTTATGACAGCTGGAATAGGTTGGTAAAAGCAACAGATTATTTGGGAAAAAATGTCCTCACCACATTTTCTGAAGCCTCGTATTTCTATACCGTAACCGTTTACGCGGATGATGGTACCAGTAAAATAAGTGTTTTTGATCCTTTAAAAAGAATGACTCTTATTAAAGAAAAAGATGTTTTAGGGCAGTGGGTTCAAAAAAGCTATGAATATGATAAATTTGACCGGCCATATAAAGAAAGTGAACCCTATATTGGTTCGGCACCTTCTCAATGGAATCTTACAGAGTATGATTTTTATGGCAGGCCATCAAAACACACTTCGTTTACCGGGAAGGTTACCACATTTACATATTCAAATCTTTCAGTCACTGTAAATGATGGAACAAAGGCGGTAACCACCCTTAAAGATGCAATGGGCAATGTAATAAATGTAACAGATCCCGGAGGGACCATCAATTACACATATTATGGTAACGGGGCAATGAAAACCGCCAATTATGACGGGATAGTTGTAAGTGTGGACCAAGATGGGTGGGGCAGGAAAACAAAGCTTACAGATCCTTCAGCCGGGGTTTATAACTATGAATATAATGGCTTTGGTGAACTCATCAAAGAAACAACCCCTACAGGGAATACGGTCTACACATATACATCTTTAGGCGAACTGCAACAAAAGAAAGTTACTGGGGACAACAATACCAATATGACCTTTAATTATAGTTATGATGCAACGAGCAAATTGCTCACCTCCCTGAAACTTATCAATGCAGATGGGAACAATAGCGATTATATATATAGCTATGACTCCCACAAAAGGCCTTTAAGTATTTTGGAATCCAATCTTTATGCGAATTTTACAAAAAGATATACTTATGACGATTTCGGAAGAATTAGTACGGAAGAAAGTCAGGCCAATGCCTATGGTAAATCCAGTATTAAAAAAACAAAAAATACATATCAAAACGGCGGTTTAGTAAGCATAAGCGATTTTGGTACCAATGAAGTGTTATGGACCCTTAATGAAATAAATGCCCGAGGACAGGTTACCTTATCTACGGTTGGTAACAACCTCAAAAAGACCAATACCTATAACACCTATGGATATTTAACAGAAGCAAAAACCGAAAAAGCATCCGGGACCACCCTTACCCAGCTTATGCAGCTTACTTTTAACTTCAACGCCCAAAGGGGAACATTAACCAGCAGGACAAATTCTTTGTTCAGTTGGTCGGAAAATTTCACTTATGACGGGTTGGATAGATTAACAAACTTTGACGATAATAATAGCCAGAGATCACATTCGTATGATTCAAGAGGGAGGATTACAACCAACAGTGCAATTGGAGATTATGTTTACACGTCCACTTCATACAGGCAAACAGAACTTAACCTGAATCCTGCGGGGGAAACTTATTTCAACAATTACCAGAAACAGCAAATTTCTTACAATGCTTTTAAAAGCCCGGTTGAGATCACAGAAGAAGGCAAGGATAAGGTAAGTTTTGAGTACAATGCCTTTTTGGGCAGGGCCAATATGTTTTATGGAGGGCTGGAAACCGATAAAACTCTGAGAAAATCCCGAAAACATTATTCCCATGACGGGAGCATGGAAGTCGCCTATGACAAGACAACTGGCAAAGTTACTTTTGTCACATATTTAATGGGAGATGCATATAGCTCCCCGGTGATCTGGCATTCTGAACACATCGGTTCAACAACAGCCAACAACTTTTTCTACCTTCACCGGGATTATTTGGGCAGTATTTTAGGGATTACAGATAAGGAAGGGGTTTTCAAAGAAAAGCGCCACTTTGATGCCTGGGGAAATATCGTAAAGCTCACCGATGGTAACAATGTTGCCTTAACAAAGTTCGCAATTCTTGATATGGGGTATACCGGCCACGAGCATTTATTGGGGGTGGGGATTATCCATATGAATGGGCGGCTATACGACCCTGTGTTGCACAGGTTTTTGAGTCCTGATAATTTCGTGACGGATCCTTATAACACCCAAAATTATAACAGGTATGCATATGTGTTGAACAACCCATTCATGTACACTGATCCAAGTGGGGAAGAACCATTCTTTATAGTTTTAGCAACCATACTTTCTGTGGGGATTATAATTGCAAATGCTATATGGGGAGATCACGATGCAACTCCTTATCAAAATACAAGCAATAATTATATTCCTTCCCCAACAAGTAGTGGAAATTCTTCCAATATTGCATCTGGAAGTCCACGTGGAACGGTCATAGCTTCAGAGTTTGATATGCCACACTTTGTAAAAATTCCTTCCTGGTTCCCTGAGGTTAATTTGTCAAGAATTGCATCTTCTTTAGTGCCTAATGAAAGAAGGTTAAATACTTTTGGCTACAATTCTAATCACCAGGATCCACTAAAAAAATATAAAGATAGAGCTATATCATTGGAAAAATGGCAGGATATTTATCGAGATAAAAGTTGGCAGGAAATCGCAACGGAAGGAGGTTGGAAACAAGGTCAGCCCCTTGGGCCAACACATAGATATGTAATAAACCCCATAGATGGAAACGTTATGGATATGAGACACGTTGTGATTGTGGGCTATGGATACGGAGAAAATGTAGGTAGTATAATAGAACATGTTCAAAATATTCATCCTTCAACCAGAGCAAGTGCCTATGATCCGCAGGATTATTACTCAAATAAAGTCGGAGCGAACTTTTTTCAACTGAGACATACTGGAAATTGGTCTTCCAATAGTTGGGCATATGACTTTAAACGATTCATATATACCCATTATAAAACATTATTTAACAATTATAAATCATGA